In a single window of the Heliangelus exortis chromosome 1, bHelExo1.hap1, whole genome shotgun sequence genome:
- the LOC139791070 gene encoding histone H3, translating to MARTKQTARKSTGGKAPRKQLATKAARKSAPATGGVKKPHRYRPGTVALREIRRYQKSTELLIRKLPFQRLVREIAQDFKTDLRFQSSAVMALQEASEAYLVGLFEDTNLCAIHAKRVTIMPKDIQLARRIRGERA from the coding sequence ATGGCTCGTACCAAGCAGACCGCGCGTAAGTCGACAGGCGGGAAGGCGCCCCGCAAGCAGTTGGCCACCAAGGCGGCCCGCAAGAGCGCGCCGGCCACGGGCGGCGTGAAGAAGCCGCACCGGTACCGTCCCGGCACGGTGGCGCTGCGCGAGATCCGGCGCTACCAAAAGTCGACGGAGCTGCTGATCCGCAAGCTGCCCTTCCAGCGGCTGGTGCGGGAGATCGCGCAGGACTTCAAGACGGACCTGCGCTTCCAGAGCTCCGCCGTGATGGCGCTGCAGGAGGCGAGCGAGGCCTACCTGGTGGGGCTCTTCGAGGACACCAACCTCTGCGCCATCCACGCCAAGCGCGTCACCATCATGCCCAAGGACATCCAGCTGGCCCGGCGCATCCGCGGCGAGCGCGCTTGA
- the LOC139791072 gene encoding histone H2B 5, translating to MPEPAKSAPAPKKGSKKAVTKTQKKGDKKRRKSRKESYSIYVYKVLKQVHPDTGISSKAMGIMNSFVNDIFERIAGEASRLAHYNKRSTITSREIQTAVRLLLPGELAKHAVSEGTKAVTKYTSSK from the coding sequence ATGCCTGAGCCAGCGAAGTCTGCCCCGGCGCCCAAGAAGGGCTCTAAGAAAGCCGTCACCAAGACGCAgaagaaaggagacaaaaagcGGCGTAAGAGCCGCAAGGAGAGCTACTCGATCTACGTGTACAAGGTGCTGAAGCAGGTGCACCCTGACACGGGCATCTCGTCCAAGGCCATGGGCATCATGAACTCCTTCGTCAACGACATCTTCGAGCGCATCGCTGGGGAGGCGTCTCGCCTGGCGCACTACAACAAGCGCTCCACCATCACCTCGCGGGAGATCCAGACGGCGGtgcggctgctgctgcccggCGAGCTGGCCAAGCACGCAGTCTCCGAGGGCACCAAGGCTGTCACCAAGTACACCAGCTCTAAATAA